One window of the Arthrobacter sp. D5-1 genome contains the following:
- a CDS encoding cold shock domain-containing protein codes for MPTGKVKWYDKEKGFGFLAAEDGQEVFLPKTSLPAGVTELKAGTRVEFGVADGRRGAQALGLRVLEKTPSLAKAKRMNAKDLAPMVQDLVTVLDNLSGSLSSGKYPDGNKAKAISLALRKVADELEA; via the coding sequence GTGCCTACCGGCAAGGTCAAGTGGTATGACAAGGAAAAAGGCTTCGGATTCCTCGCGGCTGAGGACGGCCAGGAAGTTTTCCTGCCCAAGACGTCCCTGCCTGCGGGCGTAACGGAGCTTAAGGCTGGAACCCGAGTGGAGTTCGGCGTGGCCGATGGCCGCCGCGGAGCACAGGCACTGGGGTTGCGCGTCCTGGAAAAGACGCCGTCCCTTGCCAAGGCCAAGCGGATGAACGCCAAGGACCTCGCCCCTATGGTGCAGGACCTTGTGACGGTTCTGGACAACCTTTCCGGTTCGTTGTCCTCCGGCAAATACCCGGACGGCAACAAGGCCAAGGCCATCAGCCTGGCGCTGCGCAAGGTTGCCGACGAGCTGGAAGCCTAG
- a CDS encoding DUF3027 domain-containing protein, giving the protein MTSESAQETKAGRGAQANPAAGPDAARAPGIGEAPARKPVADKPRAGLPVWRTGKPDAFLAAAVEVAREAVEGIANPGEVGAHLGAKSEGDRVVTHLFESRLAGYGGWQWYAVVTRNSRSKIVTVSELGLLPSEDSILAPEWVPWAKRVRPEDETPLVEETVEDVTEESVQADEDEATEPAEDADDADESAESDDPDDDHDEAGAE; this is encoded by the coding sequence ATGACATCGGAATCCGCACAGGAAACAAAGGCCGGAAGGGGCGCCCAGGCAAACCCTGCAGCCGGCCCTGACGCTGCCCGGGCTCCTGGCATCGGGGAAGCCCCCGCGCGGAAGCCGGTTGCGGACAAGCCGCGCGCGGGTTTGCCCGTGTGGCGCACCGGCAAGCCGGATGCCTTCCTCGCTGCCGCCGTCGAGGTTGCCCGTGAGGCAGTGGAAGGCATTGCCAACCCTGGCGAAGTCGGGGCACACCTCGGTGCCAAGTCGGAGGGTGACCGTGTGGTGACCCACCTGTTTGAATCCAGGCTTGCCGGTTACGGCGGGTGGCAGTGGTACGCCGTGGTGACCCGCAACTCGCGGTCCAAGATCGTCACAGTGAGCGAGCTTGGCCTGCTGCCCTCCGAGGACTCCATCCTGGCGCCCGAGTGGGTTCCGTGGGCCAAGCGTGTCCGTCCCGAGGACGAGACGCCGTTGGTGGAGGAAACCGTGGAGGACGTCACGGAAGAGTCCGTGCAGGCGGACGAAGACGAGGCGACTGAGCCCGCTGAGGATGCCGACGACGCGGACGAGTCCGCCGAGTCCGACGATCCTGACGATGACCACGACGAAGCCGGGGCTGAATAA
- a CDS encoding MFS transporter yields the protein MSTFRSLGILNYRIWFFGALISNIGTWMQRTAQDWLVFDHLTAHDAGAMGITLALQLGPQLFLAPWAGLLADRYSRRKLLLITLVAMALLSTGLGILVLLGIAELWHVYVFALLLGIVAALDAPVRQTFVSELVTDEYLPNAVALNSASFNVARMIGPAVSGVLTVVVGPGWVFLINTVSFVAMLWALKLIPASSLRVQPRAAAGKGRIREGLRYVRNRPDIQVVLAAVFIVGTFGLNFPLFIAAMVGTQFGMDAGAFGLLNSVMAIGSVTGALLAARRGRPRLRLIFIAAGGFGVASALAALAPNAMLFGLALVPCGLFALTLITSANGYVQSTTEAVMRGRVMSLYMAIFMGGTPIGAPLVGWVANVGGPRWAVGVAALAGVSAAVVGLAWIIRAKQLRLRFDRRARGLRHFRVESLLARPVTDEDDDGGPGPVR from the coding sequence ATGTCCACCTTTAGGTCACTCGGAATCCTCAACTACCGCATCTGGTTTTTCGGTGCCCTGATCTCCAACATCGGCACGTGGATGCAACGTACCGCGCAGGACTGGTTGGTCTTTGACCACCTGACCGCGCACGACGCCGGAGCCATGGGTATTACCTTGGCCCTCCAACTGGGTCCGCAGCTGTTCCTTGCCCCCTGGGCCGGGCTGTTGGCCGACCGCTACAGCCGGCGGAAACTGCTCCTTATCACCTTGGTAGCCATGGCGCTCCTGAGTACGGGCCTGGGCATCCTGGTGTTGCTGGGGATAGCTGAACTTTGGCACGTCTATGTCTTCGCGTTGCTGCTGGGCATCGTGGCGGCCCTGGACGCTCCCGTCCGCCAGACTTTCGTCTCCGAGCTGGTTACCGACGAATACCTGCCCAACGCCGTGGCCCTCAACAGTGCCTCCTTCAATGTGGCCCGGATGATCGGACCCGCCGTCTCCGGCGTGCTGACGGTGGTGGTGGGGCCCGGCTGGGTGTTCCTTATCAACACTGTGTCCTTTGTTGCCATGCTCTGGGCGCTGAAGCTCATTCCGGCGTCCTCGCTCCGGGTCCAGCCCCGGGCTGCGGCGGGCAAAGGGCGGATCCGCGAGGGCCTGCGCTACGTCCGCAACAGACCCGATATCCAGGTGGTCCTGGCAGCCGTCTTCATTGTGGGCACTTTTGGGCTCAACTTTCCCCTCTTCATTGCCGCGATGGTGGGCACCCAGTTCGGGATGGACGCCGGCGCTTTTGGACTGCTGAATTCGGTCATGGCCATCGGATCCGTGACGGGTGCCCTGCTGGCTGCCCGACGCGGTCGGCCCCGCCTGCGGCTGATCTTCATTGCCGCCGGGGGATTCGGCGTCGCCAGCGCGTTGGCGGCACTGGCCCCCAACGCCATGCTCTTCGGACTGGCCCTGGTTCCCTGTGGCCTGTTCGCCCTGACACTGATCACCAGCGCCAACGGCTACGTGCAGTCCACCACCGAAGCTGTCATGCGCGGGCGGGTCATGTCCTTGTACATGGCCATCTTCATGGGTGGCACTCCCATCGGGGCGCCGCTGGTGGGGTGGGTGGCCAATGTTGGCGGGCCGCGGTGGGCCGTGGGCGTTGCAGCGTTGGCCGGCGTCAGCGCCGCCGTCGTGGGCTTGGCCTGGATCATCCGGGCAAAGCAGCTGCGGCTGCGTTTCGACCGCCGTGCCCGTGGCCTGCGCCATTTCCGGGTGGAGTCGTTGCTGGCCCGCCCGGTCACCGACGAGGACGACGACGGCGGCCCGGGGCCGGTTCGTTAG
- the serC gene encoding phosphoserine transaminase, translating into MSDNSITIPADLLPKDGRFGAGPSKVRPEQIEALSAASSTILGTSHRQAPVKNLVGSVREGLSQFFRAPEGYEVVLGVGGSTAFWDVAAFALVEKKAQHLSFGEFGSKFAAATNKAPFLDASSIIKSEAGTRPVAQAEAGVDVYAWPQNETSTGVAAPVKRVEGADEGALVLVDATSAAGGLDVDVSESDVYYFAPQKNFASDGGLWLGLFSPAALERAARIKASDRWIPDFLDLQTAIDNSKLNQTYNTPSLSTLVTLDAQVQWLNSNGGLDFASKRTADSANRIYSWAEASEYATPFVTNAEDRSNVIATIDFDDSIDAAAIAKVLRANGVVDTEPYRKLGRNQLRIATFVAIEPDDVSALLASIDYVVGELKK; encoded by the coding sequence GTGAGCGACAACAGCATCACCATTCCCGCCGATCTGCTGCCCAAGGACGGACGCTTCGGCGCAGGACCGTCCAAGGTCCGTCCGGAACAGATCGAGGCCCTGTCTGCCGCGTCGTCCACCATCCTTGGCACGTCCCACCGCCAAGCTCCGGTCAAGAACCTTGTAGGTTCGGTCCGGGAGGGCCTCAGCCAGTTCTTCCGTGCACCCGAAGGATACGAAGTTGTCCTCGGCGTCGGCGGTTCCACGGCATTCTGGGATGTCGCCGCATTCGCCCTGGTAGAGAAGAAAGCACAGCACCTCTCCTTCGGTGAATTCGGTTCCAAATTCGCTGCTGCCACCAACAAGGCGCCGTTCCTTGATGCTTCCTCCATCATCAAGTCCGAAGCCGGCACCCGCCCGGTGGCACAGGCCGAAGCCGGCGTTGACGTCTACGCCTGGCCCCAGAATGAAACGTCAACCGGCGTGGCCGCCCCCGTCAAGCGCGTCGAGGGGGCTGACGAAGGCGCCCTCGTCCTGGTGGACGCCACGTCTGCTGCCGGCGGGCTGGATGTCGACGTCTCAGAGTCTGACGTCTACTACTTCGCACCGCAGAAGAACTTCGCCTCCGATGGTGGTCTCTGGCTGGGCCTCTTCTCCCCCGCCGCACTGGAGCGTGCGGCACGGATCAAGGCGAGCGACCGCTGGATCCCGGACTTCCTGGACCTGCAGACGGCTATCGACAACTCCAAGCTGAACCAGACGTACAACACGCCTTCCCTGTCCACGTTGGTCACCCTGGACGCCCAGGTGCAGTGGCTCAACAGCAACGGTGGCCTGGACTTCGCCAGCAAGCGCACGGCGGACTCCGCCAACCGCATCTACTCCTGGGCCGAGGCCTCGGAGTACGCGACGCCGTTCGTCACCAACGCCGAAGACCGCTCCAACGTCATCGCTACCATCGACTTCGACGACTCCATTGATGCCGCAGCCATCGCCAAGGTCCTGCGCGCCAACGGTGTGGTGGACACCGAGCCGTACCGCAAGCTTGGCCGCAACCAGCTGCGCATCGCGACGTTTGTCGCCATTGAACCGGACGACGTTTCCGCCCTGCTTGCCAGCATCGACTACGTGGTTGGCGAACTGAAGAAGTAG
- a CDS encoding metal-dependent transcriptional regulator, translating to MTDLIDTTEMYLRTILELEEENIVALRARIAERLRHSGPTVSQTIGRMERDGLVIVSNDRHLELTEAGRKRATEVMRKHRLAERLLADVIGLDWAYVHDEACRWEHVMSERVERRLYELLEHPTESPYGNPIPGLEALGGLASQPFPRLDVNLLQAMDGYAPDSRVAVTRLAEPIQVEPELLTQLDEGGIRPGAAVSLERVGEYISVRVPGIEGALELPPEVAAHVFVSVG from the coding sequence ATGACGGATCTGATCGATACCACTGAGATGTATCTTCGGACCATTTTGGAGCTTGAAGAAGAGAACATTGTGGCTCTCAGGGCCCGCATCGCCGAGCGGCTGCGGCACTCCGGACCCACTGTTTCCCAGACCATCGGACGCATGGAGCGCGATGGCTTGGTGATTGTTTCCAATGACCGTCACCTGGAACTGACCGAAGCGGGGCGGAAACGCGCCACCGAGGTGATGCGAAAGCACCGCCTCGCCGAGCGTCTCCTGGCTGATGTCATTGGCTTGGACTGGGCCTATGTCCATGACGAAGCCTGCCGCTGGGAACACGTGATGAGCGAGCGCGTGGAGCGCCGGCTGTACGAACTCCTGGAGCACCCCACCGAATCCCCATATGGCAACCCCATCCCGGGCCTTGAAGCCCTCGGTGGCCTTGCCAGCCAGCCGTTCCCCCGCCTCGACGTCAACCTCCTGCAGGCCATGGACGGCTATGCACCGGATTCCCGCGTGGCAGTTACCCGCCTTGCGGAGCCCATCCAGGTTGAGCCTGAACTCCTTACCCAGCTGGATGAGGGTGGTATCCGCCCCGGCGCGGCCGTCTCGCTGGAGCGTGTAGGCGAGTACATTTCCGTCCGGGTCCCCGGCATTGAGGGTGCACTGGAACTTCCGCCCGAGGTGGCGGCGCACGTCTTCGTCTCCGTCGGCTGA
- a CDS encoding M23 family metallopeptidase — protein MTTQNVRGRRRASGPAAELRPARVVSEIRPRDTERQVRRRKSPLRQVADFAAASGVGQKAGVALAATGLALTVGLPATSPVMATSESGQTESALAVTGGSQPEVSAAASAKIDFSRAAVATAADPDGKLKQLLSAQSADSIQRASSTGTMASPLDTLTTASPFGYRISPLTGGAGDFHRGQDFVAQCGTAVHAAASGKVTFAGWHEYGGGNRVVVDHGNGLETTYNHLSSFTVKVGQTVSRGDTVALSGTTGASTGCHLHFEVQVNGEVVDPMGWL, from the coding sequence TTGACAACGCAGAACGTCAGGGGCCGCCGCCGCGCGTCCGGCCCCGCTGCTGAGCTGCGGCCAGCCCGCGTCGTATCGGAGATCCGGCCACGCGACACCGAACGCCAGGTGCGTCGCCGTAAGAGCCCGTTGCGCCAGGTTGCCGATTTCGCCGCAGCCAGTGGTGTAGGGCAAAAGGCCGGAGTTGCGCTTGCCGCCACCGGACTTGCCCTGACTGTCGGTCTGCCGGCCACCAGCCCGGTCATGGCAACCTCGGAATCCGGTCAGACCGAGTCGGCCCTGGCCGTCACCGGGGGCAGCCAGCCCGAGGTTTCCGCCGCTGCATCAGCCAAGATCGACTTCAGCCGTGCTGCGGTAGCTACCGCCGCCGACCCCGACGGCAAGCTGAAGCAGCTGCTCAGTGCGCAGTCCGCCGACAGCATCCAGCGTGCCTCGTCCACGGGCACCATGGCCAGCCCCCTGGACACCCTGACCACGGCTTCCCCGTTCGGCTACCGCATCAGCCCCCTCACAGGTGGTGCCGGTGACTTCCACCGCGGCCAGGACTTCGTGGCCCAGTGCGGCACGGCCGTCCATGCTGCGGCCAGTGGCAAGGTCACCTTTGCCGGATGGCACGAGTACGGCGGAGGCAACCGCGTGGTGGTGGACCACGGCAACGGCCTTGAGACCACGTACAACCACTTGTCGTCCTTCACCGTCAAAGTAGGCCAGACGGTCAGCCGCGGCGACACTGTAGCGCTGAGCGGCACCACGGGCGCCTCCACCGGCTGCCACCTCCACTTCGAAGTACAGGTCAACGGTGAAGTTGTTGACCCCATGGGCTGGCTCTAA
- a CDS encoding C40 family peptidase produces MSSRTTPARHRAESVRTNPLNTLSKAVSSNAGTVGRQAVVLAAASGLVLSVGLPAQAADTDVSKSEASSTQQMVTTAVVTAEPTATVSFESPVVATKEAPKVVQRASQTTQRTAANGNQATAGAVTAKSSEAKDAASSAAASGLAAIAYTGIGHPYVWGGTTPNGWDCSGFTQWVYAQAGISIPRVNAWTAMKPTSTPVPGDLVMQNGGAHVGIYVGNGMMISALNPGQGTLLHSAASTGTSSFFTLR; encoded by the coding sequence GTGTCATCACGCACTACCCCTGCGCGCCACCGCGCCGAATCGGTTCGTACGAACCCCTTGAACACGCTTTCCAAGGCTGTTTCATCCAACGCCGGTACCGTTGGCCGCCAGGCCGTCGTCCTGGCAGCAGCCTCAGGCCTCGTCCTCAGTGTCGGTTTGCCGGCCCAGGCAGCGGACACCGACGTTTCCAAGTCGGAAGCCTCCAGCACCCAGCAGATGGTCACCACTGCGGTAGTCACCGCAGAGCCCACCGCCACCGTTTCCTTCGAGAGCCCCGTAGTGGCCACCAAGGAAGCTCCCAAGGTTGTGCAGCGCGCTTCGCAGACCACCCAGCGCACCGCGGCCAACGGCAACCAGGCCACCGCAGGCGCCGTGACTGCGAAGTCGTCCGAAGCCAAGGATGCTGCTTCCAGCGCCGCCGCTTCCGGCCTCGCCGCGATCGCCTACACCGGAATCGGCCACCCTTACGTTTGGGGCGGCACCACGCCCAACGGATGGGACTGCTCCGGCTTCACCCAGTGGGTCTACGCCCAGGCCGGCATCAGCATCCCGCGCGTCAACGCCTGGACGGCCATGAAGCCCACCAGCACTCCTGTCCCCGGTGACCTGGTCATGCAGAACGGCGGAGCACACGTAGGCATCTACGTTGGCAACGGCATGATGATCAGCGCATTGAACCCGGGACAGGGCACGCTCCTGCACTCGGCTGCCTCCACTGGCACATCCTCCTTCTTTACCCTCCGCTAG
- a CDS encoding NlpC/P60 family protein, whose translation MTSASKVARHRAEAPRTSSLAVIAKAVSENAGGVGRQAAVIAAASGLVLTGSVAANAADTTVDRESTATSTLDVQSVVQATIAADSTVAISYERPVVTTVQAPAPVEKKAPAKAETTKAVESTATAGNATLAVNTAAPEAKAPAAASGLGAAIAAAAYAQLGVTQDCTMLVTNSLAAVGINFHDWPAGYLSLGRTVSAAEAKPGDLAYYANGGLAGQAHIAVYVGNGQAVHGGWNGSTTALFSVNVGSGPVFIRVNG comes from the coding sequence ATGACCAGTGCATCCAAGGTTGCACGGCATCGCGCTGAGGCCCCCAGGACCAGCTCGCTTGCCGTGATCGCCAAGGCCGTCAGTGAAAACGCCGGCGGCGTCGGCCGCCAGGCGGCTGTTATTGCCGCAGCTTCAGGCCTGGTCCTGACCGGCAGTGTTGCTGCCAACGCGGCCGACACCACCGTGGACCGTGAGTCCACCGCGACGTCCACCCTTGACGTCCAGTCGGTAGTCCAGGCCACCATCGCTGCGGACTCCACCGTTGCCATCTCCTACGAGCGCCCCGTGGTCACCACGGTGCAGGCTCCGGCCCCCGTAGAGAAGAAGGCTCCTGCGAAGGCAGAAACCACGAAGGCAGTAGAAAGCACGGCAACTGCCGGCAACGCCACGTTGGCCGTCAACACCGCGGCTCCTGAGGCAAAGGCTCCGGCCGCTGCAAGTGGCCTGGGTGCTGCAATTGCCGCTGCCGCCTATGCGCAGCTCGGCGTCACCCAGGACTGCACCATGCTGGTAACCAACTCCCTGGCAGCTGTTGGCATCAACTTCCACGACTGGCCGGCCGGCTACCTCTCCCTCGGCCGCACGGTCAGCGCAGCGGAAGCGAAGCCGGGCGACCTCGCCTACTACGCCAACGGCGGTCTGGCCGGACAGGCCCACATCGCTGTATACGTCGGCAACGGCCAGGCAGTCCACGGTGGATGGAACGGATCCACCACGGCACTGTTCAGCGTCAACGTAGGCTCCGGCCCGGTTTTCATCCGCGTGAACGGCTGA
- a CDS encoding HNH endonuclease, with the protein MRTLVLNAGYEPLAVITFRRALVLVLTGKASVVAEGDEPVVGPQEILGRPSVILLNRYIRPRYNRITAVSRRGVLRRDGHRCAYCGKTAHTIDHVHPKSRGGADSWENLVAACLKCNNAKSDHTLAEMGWKLRFTPGVPQGTMWQIKELEKPAPDWDPFLLPESAA; encoded by the coding sequence ATGCGCACACTCGTTCTGAATGCTGGATATGAACCGCTGGCGGTAATAACATTCCGCCGGGCGCTGGTCCTTGTGTTGACTGGGAAAGCTAGCGTAGTGGCCGAAGGCGACGAGCCTGTCGTCGGGCCACAGGAGATTCTCGGACGCCCCTCCGTGATCCTCCTTAACCGCTACATCCGTCCCCGGTACAACAGGATTACCGCCGTGAGCCGACGCGGGGTCCTTCGCCGCGACGGCCATCGCTGCGCCTACTGCGGGAAAACAGCCCACACCATAGACCACGTCCACCCCAAATCCAGGGGCGGCGCGGATTCCTGGGAAAACCTGGTCGCGGCGTGTCTGAAATGCAACAACGCCAAGAGCGACCACACGCTGGCTGAAATGGGTTGGAAACTCCGTTTCACGCCTGGAGTGCCCCAGGGAACCATGTGGCAGATCAAAGAACTCGAGAAACCTGCGCCGGACTGGGACCCGTTCCTGTTGCCGGAATCCGCCGCCTGA
- a CDS encoding NTP transferase domain-containing protein — MEFNAVILAGGRATRLGGVPKPSLMYDGGTLLSRALQAARGASAVVVVGPDASGTGGEPLPVEVLRAREEPAFAGPAAAIAAGLAAMKDNGNNAPWTLVLACDMPHVSLGVSFLWKALEAHAGVDGAMAVSADGRKQPLLGAYSTSALEREVAQASEGSGLTNASVFRLLARLNLLDVAVPPGSTDDVDTWEDAAALGIDYKLEADVKSQEETLEEWCRTLLQAFELEGVEVDVNEVLAVAGVAAHSVVRPAAPLTTFIAGYAAGMARGIGQASDDASMNAALELARKVAKEYSESEADAE; from the coding sequence ATGGAGTTCAATGCCGTGATTCTGGCGGGTGGCAGGGCCACCCGCCTCGGTGGCGTGCCCAAGCCGTCGTTGATGTACGACGGCGGGACGCTCCTTTCACGCGCCCTGCAGGCGGCCCGGGGTGCGTCAGCTGTGGTGGTGGTAGGTCCTGACGCGTCAGGAACGGGCGGTGAGCCGTTACCGGTCGAGGTGCTGCGGGCACGGGAGGAACCGGCATTTGCGGGTCCCGCCGCAGCGATTGCTGCGGGGTTGGCGGCGATGAAGGACAACGGAAACAACGCTCCCTGGACGCTCGTCCTGGCATGCGATATGCCGCACGTGTCCCTTGGCGTTTCGTTCCTCTGGAAAGCCCTGGAGGCCCACGCGGGGGTGGACGGTGCCATGGCTGTCTCTGCCGATGGCCGGAAGCAGCCCCTCCTTGGTGCCTACAGCACCAGTGCCCTCGAACGGGAAGTGGCTCAAGCTTCCGAAGGTTCCGGGCTAACGAACGCTTCAGTGTTCCGCCTGCTTGCTAGGCTGAACCTGCTGGACGTAGCCGTCCCCCCAGGCTCCACGGATGACGTGGATACATGGGAGGACGCTGCGGCCCTGGGCATTGACTACAAGTTGGAGGCGGACGTGAAGAGCCAGGAAGAGACGCTCGAGGAATGGTGCCGCACACTGCTGCAGGCATTTGAGCTTGAAGGCGTTGAAGTGGACGTCAATGAAGTGCTCGCTGTTGCCGGAGTGGCGGCGCACTCAGTGGTGCGCCCCGCAGCGCCCTTGACCACCTTCATTGCCGGCTACGCGGCGGGCATGGCCCGCGGCATTGGCCAGGCAAGCGATGATGCGTCCATGAATGCCGCCTTGGAACTGGCCCGCAAAGTTGCCAAGGAGTACTCGGAGTCCGAGGCTGACGCCGAATGA
- a CDS encoding molybdopterin molybdotransferase MoeA, giving the protein MTEAPAEGHHAAHTWQEARQRAFDCAAPIPPAPVPLRSALGRTLAADARAVQDMPHYASSAMDGWAVNGSGPWILSEPGQRLAPHQASPIVTGGLIPPGAKAVLRSESGVITTDDDGLPVLALGGTAKPGEPRNGQHIRKAAEEAAAGEVLLTAGTVLNPAHIALAALAGLDQLEVLGKPLVRFLLTGSEVVAQGVPLPGQVRDTFGPQLGAVVELLGGIAGEQLRVGDNYEEWISALQDTEPALDELTADDPYQETEPPADVVITTGGTGRSGTDHFRRAVAELGGRLLIDGIAMRPGHPAVLAELPDGRFVLGLPGNPLAAMMALLTVGAPLLAALGHRQLDGVGEVPCGAMIDADPGRTRLMPFKLVYGLASPAQHTGPGMMRGLAGADGVMVVPPHGVQLGELVPAFALPWGKPLPAPKSAEDKPRKAPARQAKKTPSGPVDWSALDA; this is encoded by the coding sequence ATGACGGAGGCCCCCGCCGAGGGCCATCACGCGGCACACACCTGGCAGGAGGCCCGGCAGCGGGCGTTCGATTGTGCCGCTCCCATCCCTCCGGCTCCGGTCCCGCTCAGGTCAGCCCTCGGCCGCACCCTCGCTGCCGATGCCCGGGCGGTGCAGGATATGCCGCACTACGCTTCCTCAGCCATGGATGGGTGGGCCGTCAACGGAAGCGGTCCGTGGATCCTGAGTGAACCGGGCCAGAGGCTTGCTCCCCACCAAGCAAGTCCCATTGTGACGGGCGGGCTGATTCCGCCGGGTGCAAAAGCAGTACTTCGCAGCGAGAGCGGCGTCATAACCACCGACGACGACGGCCTTCCGGTCCTTGCGCTGGGCGGAACCGCCAAACCCGGCGAACCCCGCAACGGCCAGCACATCCGTAAAGCCGCAGAAGAGGCGGCGGCGGGGGAGGTCTTGCTTACTGCCGGAACCGTGCTCAACCCGGCCCACATCGCTTTGGCTGCGCTGGCCGGTCTGGACCAGCTGGAGGTCCTCGGCAAGCCGCTGGTCAGGTTTCTGCTGACGGGCTCCGAGGTTGTGGCACAAGGGGTTCCGCTGCCCGGACAAGTGCGTGATACTTTCGGCCCGCAATTGGGCGCCGTGGTGGAGCTCCTTGGTGGCATCGCAGGAGAGCAGCTCAGGGTGGGCGACAACTATGAAGAATGGATTTCCGCACTCCAGGACACCGAACCGGCGCTGGACGAGCTGACAGCGGATGACCCTTACCAGGAAACTGAGCCCCCGGCGGACGTAGTCATCACTACCGGCGGGACCGGTCGGTCCGGGACTGACCACTTCAGGCGGGCCGTGGCTGAACTCGGCGGCCGGCTGTTGATCGACGGCATTGCCATGCGCCCCGGTCATCCTGCCGTGCTGGCTGAACTGCCCGATGGCCGTTTTGTGCTGGGCCTGCCGGGAAATCCACTTGCCGCGATGATGGCGCTGTTAACGGTGGGTGCGCCGTTGCTGGCGGCTTTGGGTCATCGGCAGCTGGACGGGGTAGGTGAAGTTCCTTGCGGCGCCATGATCGACGCGGATCCCGGCCGGACCCGCCTGATGCCGTTCAAGCTGGTGTATGGCCTGGCATCGCCGGCGCAGCACACGGGTCCCGGGATGATGCGGGGCCTGGCCGGCGCGGACGGGGTCATGGTGGTACCGCCCCACGGAGTCCAACTGGGCGAGCTGGTCCCGGCGTTTGCCTTGCCGTGGGGCAAACCGTTGCCCGCGCCCAAGTCCGCGGAAGACAAGCCTCGCAAGGCCCCGGCGCGGCAGGCAAAGAAGACTCCCTCCGGCCCGGTGGACTGGAGCGCGCTGGACGCCTGA